The following coding sequences lie in one Nitrososphaerota archaeon genomic window:
- a CDS encoding 30S ribosomal protein S17, with protein sequence MVEIRNIGINVPIPKESCNDPFCPFHGKLSIRGKLIEGIVLKNRAGRTIIVRREYLHYIPKYKRYEKRRKNISAHCPPCISVNEGDKVTIAECRPISKTVSFVVIERKEEK encoded by the coding sequence ATGGTAGAAATTAGAAATATTGGAATAAATGTTCCTATTCCAAAAGAATCATGTAATGATCCATTTTGTCCTTTTCATGGAAAATTATCTATTAGAGGAAAATTAATTGAAGGTATTGTTTTAAAAAATAGAGCAGGAAGAACAATTATTGTAAGAAGAGAATATCTTCATTATATTCCAAAATATAAAAGGTATGAAAAACGTAGGAAGAATATTTCTGCACATTGCCCGCCTTGTATATCTGTTAATGAAGGAGATAAAGTGACTATTGCTGAATGTAGGCCTATTAGTAAAACTGTATCTTTCGTTGTTATAGAGAGAAAGGAGGAGAAGTAA
- a CDS encoding 30S ribosomal protein S8: MTRHDLVSGLFNIIQNNEFVGNRECIYPASKLIAAILKVLQKYSYIGEFEYIDDGRGGKFKIQLLGRINKCGSIKPHFSVKVNEIEEWEKQYLPARDIGIIILTTPKGVMSHLEAKKLNVGGRLLGYVY, encoded by the coding sequence ATGACTAGGCACGATTTAGTATCTGGTTTATTCAATATAATTCAAAACAATGAATTCGTTGGTAATAGAGAATGCATATATCCAGCTTCAAAACTTATAGCAGCTATTCTAAAAGTATTGCAAAAATATTCTTACATAGGAGAATTTGAATATATTGATGATGGTAGAGGGGGGAAATTTAAAATTCAACTTCTTGGAAGAATAAATAAATGCGGTTCAATAAAACCCCACTTCAGTGTTAAAGTAAATGAAATAGAAGAATGGGAAAAACAATATCTTCCAGCAAGAGATATTGGAATAATAATTTTAACTACTCCAAAAGGAGTTATGTCTCATTTAGAAGCTAAAAAACTTAATGTTGGTGGAAGATTATTAGGATATGTTTATTAA
- the rpmC gene encoding 50S ribosomal protein L29, with protein MTNKEIKELRNLSNEELLEQLSQLRIELRNLRTKIGSGGVIEKPSRIKAIRKRIARILTILNEREMSINV; from the coding sequence ATGACTAATAAAGAAATTAAAGAACTTAGAAACCTTTCAAATGAAGAACTTTTAGAACAACTTTCACAATTAAGAATAGAACTTAGGAATCTTAGAACAAAAATAGGATCAGGAGGAGTAATTGAAAAGCCATCTAGAATTAAAGCTATTAGAAAAAGAATAGCTAGAATTCTTACAATTTTGAATGAAAGAGAGATGAGTATAAATGTTTAA
- a CDS encoding 50S ribosomal protein L32e, with protein MIVKSDIIKEKRKLKKEIKKILEIRRKRPKFVRQESWRYIRLKENWRRPRGKDSRMRLQKSGSPPLVSIGYGSPKKYRGLHPCGLKEKIIHNINQLDELDPKIYAIRISSKVGKKKRIEIYEKAISNGFKVLNPPILEKITKEE; from the coding sequence ATGATAGTTAAAAGTGATATTATTAAGGAAAAAAGAAAATTAAAGAAAGAAATTAAAAAAATATTAGAAATACGTAGAAAAAGGCCTAAATTTGTTAGACAAGAATCTTGGAGATACATAAGATTAAAAGAAAATTGGAGAAGGCCAAGAGGAAAAGATAGTAGAATGAGACTTCAAAAAAGTGGTTCTCCACCACTTGTTTCTATTGGTTATGGAAGTCCTAAAAAATATAGAGGATTGCATCCTTGTGGTTTAAAAGAGAAAATAATCCATAATATTAATCAATTAGATGAACTCGATCCAAAAATCTATGCTATAAGAATTTCTTCAAAAGTTGGAAAGAAAAAACGTATAGAAATATATGAAAAAGCTATTTCTAATGGTTTTAAAGTACTAAATCCACCAATTTTAGAAAAAATAACTAAGGAGGAATAA
- a CDS encoding 50S ribosomal protein L18 has product MKIYKRAKPKRQRKGLTNYYKRIKLVKSNLPRLVVRKTDRYIITQITLSKVGGDYTYLTVNSKELSKYGWKNGFKNIPAAYLTGFLLGIKSKKIGINKAILDIGLQKPVKGSRVFAVAKGAIDAGLEIPISEEVIPSEERIKGKHIEDFKLKLLEESKLIESDHIPITSIFEKVKNNILKEIGVIKNE; this is encoded by the coding sequence ATGAAAATCTATAAAAGAGCTAAGCCTAAAAGGCAGCGTAAAGGATTAACAAATTATTATAAAAGAATAAAATTAGTTAAATCTAATTTACCAAGGCTTGTGGTTAGAAAAACTGATAGATATATCATTACACAGATTACTTTATCAAAAGTTGGAGGAGATTATACATATTTAACAGTAAATTCTAAAGAATTAAGTAAATACGGTTGGAAGAATGGTTTTAAAAATATTCCAGCAGCTTATTTAACTGGATTTTTATTAGGAATTAAATCTAAGAAAATTGGTATAAATAAAGCTATTTTAGATATCGGGCTTCAAAAACCTGTTAAAGGTTCCAGAGTTTTTGCAGTAGCTAAAGGAGCAATTGATGCTGGTTTAGAAATTCCAATTTCTGAAGAAGTTATACCTTCTGAAGAAAGAATTAAAGGGAAACATATAGAGGATTTTAAATTAAAATTATTAGAAGAATCTAAATTAATTGAATCAGACCATATTCCGATTACATCTATTTTTGAAAAAGTTAAAAATAATATTTTAAAAGAAATTGGAGTGATAAAAAATGAGTAG
- the rplX gene encoding 50S ribosomal protein L24: MSKKPRKQRKKIFTAPIHKLLKLTSAHLSPELREKYGRRSLPIRTGDRVRIMRGEYKGLEGKVTKVDHERQFVYIENITMKKADGSTVLKPIHASKVMITNLYLDDKYRAKKLEESMKLKEVS; the protein is encoded by the coding sequence ATTTCAAAAAAACCTAGAAAACAAAGGAAGAAAATTTTCACAGCTCCAATACATAAACTTTTAAAATTAACTTCAGCTCATTTATCTCCTGAATTGAGAGAAAAATATGGTCGAAGGTCATTACCTATAAGAACTGGGGATCGTGTAAGAATAATGAGAGGAGAATATAAAGGTTTGGAAGGTAAAGTAACTAAAGTTGATCATGAAAGACAATTTGTATACATAGAAAATATAACTATGAAAAAAGCTGATGGATCAACTGTATTAAAACCAATTCATGCTTCCAAAGTAATGATAACAAATTTATACTTAGATGATAAATATAGAGCTAAAAAACTAGAAGAAAGTATGAAATTAAAGGAGGTAAGTTAA
- a CDS encoding 30S ribosomal protein S5, with amino-acid sequence MSSSEWVPRTNLGKAVLEGKITSINEVFANHLRIYEPQIVDILLPNLEQEVLDVKLTQKQTDAGERSKFKAIVVVGNRDGYVGLGAGKAVHVVAAIEKAVNNAKLSIIPIQRGCGSWECGCDAPHSLKTRVIGKCGSVRMVLLPAPKGVGIVAGEIAKRVLELAGIKDCWTRSFGETRTTLSTARATFEALKNTNKIILPSMWG; translated from the coding sequence ATGAGTAGTTCTGAATGGGTTCCAAGAACAAATTTAGGAAAAGCTGTTTTAGAAGGAAAAATTACTTCTATTAATGAAGTTTTTGCAAATCATTTAAGAATATACGAGCCTCAAATAGTTGACATTCTCCTTCCAAATCTTGAACAAGAAGTATTAGATGTAAAACTTACACAAAAACAAACTGATGCTGGTGAACGTTCCAAATTTAAAGCAATAGTGGTTGTTGGTAATAGGGATGGTTATGTTGGTCTTGGGGCAGGTAAAGCTGTACATGTTGTAGCTGCTATTGAGAAAGCAGTAAATAATGCGAAGCTTTCAATAATTCCTATTCAAAGAGGTTGTGGAAGTTGGGAATGTGGATGTGATGCACCCCATTCTCTTAAAACCAGAGTGATTGGAAAATGTGGAAGTGTTAGAATGGTTTTGCTTCCTGCACCTAAAGGTGTTGGAATAGTTGCTGGTGAAATAGCTAAAAGAGTTTTAGAATTAGCTGGAATAAAAGATTGTTGGACAAGAAGCTTTGGTGAAACACGTACTACTCTCTCTACAGCTAGAGCAACTTTTGAAGCTTTAAAGAATACTAATAAAATTATTCTTCCATCAATGTGGGGCTAA
- a CDS encoding uL15 family ribosomal protein, with product MPTRFRKIRKYRGSRTCGWGQIGQHRKGGAKGGRGIGKKAGHKHKYTWVLENIPNHFGKKGFKPPIKKPIKKIINLKDLENIIKKIELSNEAKYVNGLLLVNLTEYGYDKLLGSGNINKPVIIVSNEWSKKSEEKINKIGGKIIKPSQLNM from the coding sequence ATGCCAACACGCTTTAGAAAAATTAGGAAATATAGAGGATCAAGAACTTGTGGTTGGGGACAAATAGGGCAGCATCGTAAAGGAGGAGCTAAAGGTGGAAGAGGAATTGGAAAGAAAGCTGGACATAAACATAAATATACATGGGTTTTGGAAAATATTCCTAATCATTTTGGAAAAAAGGGTTTTAAGCCTCCTATAAAAAAACCTATTAAGAAAATAATTAATTTAAAAGATTTAGAAAATATTATTAAAAAAATAGAATTAAGTAATGAAGCAAAATATGTTAATGGATTGCTTTTAGTAAATCTTACTGAATATGGTTACGATAAACTTTTAGGTTCTGGAAATATAAATAAACCTGTGATTATTGTATCGAATGAATGGTCTAAAAAATCAGAAGAAAAAATTAATAAAATTGGAGGGAAAATAATTAAACCATCTCAATTGAATATGTGA
- a CDS encoding ribonuclease P protein component 1 encodes MFKQIPITPKNILNHEIIGLEVKIVSSKNPLLNNLKGIIIGETRNTIKILSNNKKKIIPKNVCIFQFKLKNGEIIEVDGEKIIGRPEERLKRRFREW; translated from the coding sequence ATGTTTAAACAAATTCCTATTACTCCTAAAAATATTCTTAATCATGAAATTATTGGATTAGAAGTTAAAATAGTTTCAAGTAAAAATCCTTTACTTAATAATTTAAAAGGAATAATTATTGGAGAAACTAGAAATACAATAAAAATCCTTTCTAATAATAAAAAGAAAATAATTCCAAAAAATGTATGTATTTTCCAATTTAAATTAAAAAATGGAGAAATAATTGAAGTTGATGGAGAAAAAATTATTGGTAGACCTGAAGAAAGATTAAAAAGGAGGTTTAGAGAATGGTAG
- a CDS encoding 50S ribosomal protein L19e has translation MVLTTQKRIAAKILKCGENRVRFNNEKIEEIEEAITRQDIKRLIKEGAIYKIQKKGISRARIEKKKRGPGSKKGAKYSRLSRKEKWIQRVRAQRKKLRELKNKRLIEKSVYRDIYQMIKSGAFKSTKQMVEYLKENKLLKKGLLL, from the coding sequence ATGGTTTTAACAACACAAAAGAGAATTGCTGCAAAAATTTTAAAATGTGGTGAAAATAGAGTACGTTTTAATAATGAAAAAATTGAAGAAATAGAAGAAGCTATAACTCGTCAAGATATAAAACGTTTAATAAAAGAAGGTGCTATTTATAAAATTCAGAAAAAAGGGATTAGTAGAGCAAGAATAGAGAAAAAGAAAAGAGGACCAGGAAGTAAAAAAGGAGCAAAATATTCTCGTCTTTCAAGAAAAGAAAAATGGATTCAAAGAGTTAGAGCTCAAAGGAAAAAACTTAGAGAATTAAAAAATAAAAGATTAATTGAAAAAAGTGTTTATAGAGATATTTATCAAATGATAAAATCTGGTGCATTTAAATCTACTAAGCAAATGGTTGAATATCTTAAAGAAAATAAACTTTTAAAGAAGGGGTTACTATTATGA
- a CDS encoding 50S ribosomal protein L5, with protein sequence MDQATLEEKILKQMDKIIKIEKVVVNCSVGESGVKLEKASKIIEQLTNQKPVLCKARKTIRSFGIHKGEPIAIKVTLRKNKAYDFLQRALKAIKNKIPKDNFDENGNVSFGISEHLDIPGTKYDPSLGIIGMDVCVSLCKPGKRVSLRKRARSKIGKKQRVTKEEAMKFFIETFNVELV encoded by the coding sequence ATGGATCAAGCTACCTTAGAGGAGAAAATATTGAAACAAATGGATAAAATAATAAAAATAGAGAAAGTTGTTGTAAATTGTAGCGTAGGAGAATCTGGTGTGAAGCTTGAAAAAGCTTCTAAAATAATTGAACAATTAACAAATCAAAAACCAGTTTTATGCAAAGCTAGGAAAACTATTAGATCATTTGGAATACATAAAGGAGAACCTATTGCTATTAAAGTTACTCTTAGGAAAAATAAAGCATACGATTTCTTACAAAGAGCTTTAAAAGCAATTAAAAATAAAATTCCTAAAGATAATTTTGATGAAAATGGTAATGTTTCATTTGGAATATCTGAACATTTAGATATTCCTGGAACAAAATATGATCCTTCCCTTGGAATAATTGGAATGGATGTATGTGTTTCGCTTTGTAAGCCAGGGAAAAGAGTATCTTTAAGAAAAAGAGCTAGGTCAAAAATTGGGAAAAAACAAAGAGTTACAAAAGAAGAAGCAATGAAATTCTTTATTGAGACATTTAATGTAGAACTGGTTTAG
- the rplV gene encoding 50S ribosomal protein L22 has translation MPHWGYSLKEIDNERMVKASLREVDVSPKFARELCKSLVGLMLDDAKSLLEDVINKRRAIPYRRYKKDRAHNKMVKGPGGYPIKAAKLMLKLLESLEANAEFKGQSPENIKIIHASTHKARKIRKVIERAFGRATPYDKQLVHIEIVGEEVK, from the coding sequence TTGCCTCATTGGGGCTATTCATTAAAAGAAATAGATAATGAAAGAATGGTTAAAGCAAGTTTAAGAGAAGTAGATGTATCTCCAAAATTCGCTAGAGAATTATGTAAATCTTTAGTTGGTTTAATGCTCGATGATGCTAAATCTCTTTTAGAAGATGTTATTAATAAAAGAAGAGCAATTCCTTATAGAAGATATAAAAAAGATAGAGCTCATAATAAAATGGTTAAAGGCCCAGGAGGATATCCAATTAAAGCAGCAAAATTAATGCTTAAACTTTTAGAAAGTCTTGAAGCAAATGCAGAATTTAAAGGGCAATCTCCTGAAAATATAAAAATAATTCATGCTTCAACTCATAAAGCTAGAAAAATACGTAAAGTTATTGAAAGAGCATTTGGAAGAGCAACTCCTTATGATAAACAATTAGTTCATATAGAAATTGTAGGGGAGGAAGTTAAATAA
- a CDS encoding 50S ribosomal protein L6 codes for MEEKIIIPNDVSIRIENCNVTIKGKLGEIKEDFSHASPIFVLQGNELIIKIKGKGKRAKALLGTITSLIKNMIIGVSKGYTYKLKVVSSHFPVSVKVSGNMVLIENFLGEKFLRKAKIVGENTKVIPKGEDIIITGINKYEVSQTAANIEKAVRIRKKDPRKFLDGIYVYEKQVGIVK; via the coding sequence ATGGAAGAGAAAATAATAATTCCAAATGATGTTTCAATAAGAATTGAAAATTGTAATGTAACAATCAAAGGAAAATTGGGGGAAATTAAAGAAGATTTTTCTCATGCATCTCCAATTTTTGTCTTACAAGGGAATGAATTAATAATCAAAATAAAAGGGAAAGGTAAACGTGCTAAAGCATTATTAGGGACAATTACTTCATTAATAAAAAATATGATAATAGGTGTTTCAAAAGGTTATACTTATAAACTTAAAGTTGTTTCTTCTCATTTTCCAGTTTCTGTAAAAGTTTCAGGAAATATGGTTTTAATAGAAAATTTCCTTGGAGAAAAATTTTTAAGGAAAGCTAAAATAGTTGGAGAAAATACTAAAGTAATTCCAAAAGGTGAAGATATAATTATAACTGGAATAAATAAATATGAAGTTAGTCAAACAGCTGCAAATATTGAAAAAGCTGTAAGAATAAGGAAAAAAGATCCTAGAAAATTTCTTGATGGAATATATGTATATGAAAAACAAGTAGGTATAGTGAAATGA
- a CDS encoding 50S ribosomal protein L30 gives MVEDNRLIAVIRLRGPSGISYDNEYTFKLLNLKRANHATILNYSKNIAGMLRKVNGFITWGEINEKTLLNLLSKKSNLNIEMIKKAGYNSLEELVHALYKGEIKISKLIKIGFKPIFRLHPPSHGFKKSIKRKFKSNGEAGYRGEAINDLLNRMI, from the coding sequence ATGGTTGAAGATAATCGATTAATAGCTGTTATTAGATTAAGAGGACCATCTGGTATTTCCTATGATAATGAATATACTTTTAAACTTTTAAATCTTAAAAGGGCAAATCATGCTACTATATTAAATTATTCAAAAAATATAGCTGGAATGTTAAGAAAAGTTAATGGATTTATTACTTGGGGAGAAATTAATGAAAAAACACTTTTAAATTTACTTTCTAAGAAAAGCAATTTAAATATTGAAATGATTAAAAAAGCAGGTTATAATTCTCTTGAAGAATTAGTTCATGCTTTATATAAAGGAGAAATAAAAATTTCAAAATTAATAAAAATTGGTTTTAAACCAATTTTTAGATTGCATCCTCCTTCTCATGGTTTTAAAAAATCTATTAAAAGAAAATTCAAATCTAATGGTGAAGCAGGCTATAGAGGAGAAGCAATAAACGATTTATTAAATAGAATGATTTGA
- the secY gene encoding preprotein translocase subunit SecY translates to MSSIRNFFESIEKILPSVNPPKKKISLTERLIWTLLALVIYMLMSEIFLYGLPIRPQPGTTSPIILNIIFASRIGTLMTLGIGPIVTAGIIVQLLAGAELIKLDLSKPEDRSLFTSLSKLLAILITVFQSAAYVLTGYFGSISFQTSLLIFIQLFLATMLVMLLDEMVQKGWGLGSGISLFIAAGVAQTIFWDLLSPIEISNETPKFFGVILALFETFSSGVSIDKVLYRGNFPDLIGLLSTIFLILLLIYLESVRIEIPISYAKYGSYRAKYPVKLLYVSNIPVIFASTIFANVYYLTSIVWSKFNPNNDNILFNILGKYTQTEGGQPNPIGGLAYYMTSPRNLASVMEDPLRAIIYLLLMISFSVVFAIFWVEVGGLSANKVAEQLIDAGMQVPGFRRNPIIISKIIEKHIYIVTILGGLIIGIIAGVADLINVFGSGVGILLMIGILFQYYELLTKEQLLEMYPSLGKLLE, encoded by the coding sequence ATGTCTTCCATAAGGAATTTCTTCGAATCCATTGAAAAAATTTTACCTAGTGTTAATCCGCCTAAAAAGAAAATTAGCCTTACAGAGAGACTTATATGGACTTTATTAGCTTTAGTTATATATATGTTAATGAGTGAAATTTTTCTATATGGTTTACCAATCAGACCCCAACCTGGAACAACTTCTCCAATTATATTAAATATAATATTTGCTTCTCGTATTGGTACTTTAATGACTCTTGGAATAGGGCCAATTGTAACTGCTGGAATAATAGTTCAGCTTTTAGCTGGAGCAGAATTGATTAAATTAGATTTATCTAAACCTGAAGATAGGTCTTTATTCACTTCTTTAAGTAAACTTCTGGCTATTTTAATAACTGTTTTTCAATCTGCAGCATATGTTCTTACAGGATACTTTGGAAGTATCTCGTTTCAAACATCTTTATTAATATTCATTCAATTATTTTTAGCAACAATGCTTGTAATGTTGCTTGATGAGATGGTTCAGAAAGGTTGGGGATTAGGAAGTGGTATAAGTCTATTTATTGCTGCAGGTGTTGCACAAACAATTTTTTGGGATCTTTTATCACCTATAGAAATAAGTAATGAAACTCCAAAATTTTTTGGAGTTATTTTAGCTTTATTTGAAACTTTCTCTTCTGGAGTTAGTATTGATAAAGTATTGTATAGAGGTAATTTTCCAGATCTTATTGGACTTCTCTCAACAATTTTTCTAATACTCCTATTAATTTATTTAGAATCTGTAAGAATAGAAATTCCAATTTCTTATGCAAAATATGGTAGTTATAGAGCTAAATATCCTGTGAAACTTTTATATGTATCAAATATTCCAGTGATTTTTGCTTCAACAATATTTGCTAATGTGTACTATTTAACTTCAATTGTATGGAGTAAATTTAATCCAAATAATGATAATATACTATTCAATATTCTTGGAAAATATACTCAAACTGAAGGAGGGCAACCTAATCCGATTGGAGGATTAGCATATTATATGACTTCTCCAAGAAATTTAGCTTCTGTTATGGAAGATCCATTAAGAGCAATTATTTATCTTCTATTAATGATTTCTTTCTCAGTAGTTTTTGCTATTTTCTGGGTTGAAGTAGGTGGTCTTAGTGCTAATAAAGTTGCTGAACAATTAATAGATGCAGGAATGCAAGTACCAGGGTTCAGAAGGAACCCTATTATAATATCTAAAATAATTGAAAAGCATATTTATATTGTAACAATTTTAGGAGGTTTAATAATTGGTATAATTGCAGGCGTAGCAGATTTAATAAATGTTTTTGGCTCAGGTGTAGGCATCCTTTTAATGATTGGGATTTTATTCCAATATTATGAATTGCTTACTAAAGAACAATTGCTTGAAATGTATCCTTCATTAGGTAAATTACTTGAATAA
- a CDS encoding 30S ribosomal protein S3 encodes MGVVKEIVKKNIRKSEIEEYLREALKDAFFGGVDIGFSPLGTRVTIYAMRPGRVIGLRGKTIKEISRVLEEKFGLENPQIAVAEIEVPELNPYVMASRIASAISKGIRFRRVAFWALKRIMDAGARGVIIEISGKTTSARARTEKFVEGYIPKCGDHAVKYLRKASVSIQLKIGVFGVKVIIYPPDAPIPDSYRVKSSIEKQKIEEIKND; translated from the coding sequence ATGGGCGTAGTTAAAGAAATTGTTAAGAAAAATATTAGAAAATCTGAAATAGAAGAATATTTAAGAGAAGCTCTTAAAGATGCATTTTTTGGAGGAGTAGATATAGGTTTTTCTCCTTTAGGAACTAGAGTAACAATTTATGCGATGCGTCCTGGAAGAGTTATAGGATTAAGAGGGAAAACTATAAAAGAAATTTCTCGTGTTTTAGAAGAAAAATTTGGATTAGAAAATCCTCAAATAGCTGTTGCTGAAATTGAAGTTCCTGAATTAAATCCATATGTTATGGCTTCAAGAATAGCTTCTGCTATATCAAAAGGTATAAGATTTAGAAGAGTAGCTTTTTGGGCTCTTAAAAGAATAATGGATGCAGGTGCTAGAGGAGTAATAATAGAAATTAGTGGAAAAACTACTTCTGCAAGAGCTAGAACAGAAAAATTTGTTGAAGGATATATTCCAAAATGTGGTGATCATGCTGTTAAATATTTACGTAAAGCATCTGTCTCGATTCAATTAAAAATAGGTGTTTTTGGAGTTAAAGTAATTATTTATCCTCCTGATGCTCCTATTCCAGATTCTTATAGAGTAAAATCTTCAATTGAAAAACAAAAAATTGAGGAGATAAAAAATGACTAA
- the hsp20 gene encoding archaeal heat shock protein Hsp20, translating to MDKNKKWKRKKDWNFDDIFENFEKLTEFLEEEFNRMFEEPNFNIFDSFFKEKPLIYGFSISIDPTGKPRIQEFGNISPKGEKPLISDKREPLIDIINNENEIIIIAEIPGVKKDDIELNATEDTLIISVSNPYRKYYKELHLEEKIDPYSIQSSYNNGVLQIKLRKNEFKGKEIKVS from the coding sequence ATGGATAAAAATAAAAAATGGAAAAGGAAAAAGGATTGGAATTTTGATGATATATTTGAAAATTTTGAAAAATTAACAGAATTTCTTGAAGAAGAATTTAATAGAATGTTTGAAGAGCCCAATTTTAATATTTTCGATAGTTTTTTTAAGGAGAAACCTTTAATTTATGGTTTTAGTATTTCAATAGATCCTACTGGAAAACCTAGAATACAAGAATTTGGAAATATTAGTCCAAAAGGAGAAAAACCATTAATAAGTGATAAAAGAGAGCCTCTTATAGATATTATTAATAATGAAAATGAAATAATTATAATAGCTGAAATTCCTGGTGTTAAGAAAGATGATATTGAATTGAATGCAACTGAAGATACTCTTATTATATCTGTTTCAAATCCTTATAGAAAATATTATAAAGAACTTCATCTTGAAGAAAAAATTGATCCTTACTCAATTCAATCCAGTTATAATAATGGTGTATTACAAATAAAATTAAGAAAAAATGAATTTAAAGGAAAAGAAATAAAAGTAAGTTAG
- a CDS encoding 30S ribosomal protein S14 → MKNKPPKNRKFGKGVVKCRRCGTTVGVIRKYNLYICRRCINEIASQLGFKKYS, encoded by the coding sequence ATGAAAAATAAGCCACCTAAAAATAGGAAATTTGGTAAAGGGGTTGTAAAATGTAGGAGATGCGGCACAACTGTAGGTGTTATTAGGAAATATAATCTATACATTTGTAGAAGGTGTATAAATGAAATTGCCTCGCAATTAGGTTTTAAAAAATATTCATAA
- a CDS encoding 50S ribosomal protein L14 — translation MIERKPNIPRCIPVGAELTCADNSGAQILKLVQVHGISPRLRQYPSAAVGDLVSVSVKKGSPELRKKPMHAVIIRQRKPYRRPDGTWIMFEDTAAVLITPEGDLKGTQIKGPVAKEAAERWSRIANAASIII, via the coding sequence ATTATTGAAAGGAAACCAAATATTCCTAGATGCATACCTGTAGGTGCAGAACTTACTTGTGCAGATAATTCTGGAGCACAAATACTTAAATTAGTTCAAGTTCATGGTATATCTCCTAGATTAAGGCAATATCCTTCAGCAGCTGTTGGAGATTTAGTTTCTGTAAGTGTTAAGAAAGGGTCTCCTGAATTAAGAAAAAAACCCATGCATGCAGTAATAATTAGACAAAGGAAACCTTATAGAAGGCCTGATGGAACATGGATAATGTTTGAAGATACTGCAGCTGTATTGATTACTCCTGAAGGTGATTTAAAAGGGACTCAAATTAAAGGGCCTGTAGCTAAAGAAGCTGCAGAAAGATGGTCTAGAATAGCAAATGCAGCAAGCATAATAATATAA
- a CDS encoding 30S ribosomal protein S4e produces MHLKRYAAPRNLPISVKEKKFVVHAIPGPHPLRKSIPLLIVIRDMLKHAETASEAKKIISNGKILVDGRIIKEHKFPIGLMDVLEIPETKEIYRFLPIPGKGLRPIEIPYEEKNFKLCKIIRKIHVDKGYLQFTLHDGRNIRFNPESEINPRKFMVGDTFKIGLPNQDFIEHLAFNKDFYALIIDGPKEGLHGKILEFTEGTFFRKPITTIILQNNEKVTTLKEYVFVIGGDKPWIKLP; encoded by the coding sequence ATGCATTTAAAAAGATATGCTGCTCCAAGAAATTTGCCTATATCTGTTAAAGAAAAAAAGTTTGTTGTTCACGCTATTCCAGGGCCTCATCCATTAAGAAAATCAATCCCATTATTAATAGTTATTAGAGATATGTTGAAACATGCAGAAACAGCTTCTGAAGCAAAAAAAATAATATCAAATGGAAAAATATTAGTAGATGGTAGAATTATTAAAGAACATAAATTTCCAATTGGTTTAATGGATGTTCTTGAAATTCCTGAAACAAAAGAAATTTATAGATTTTTACCAATTCCAGGTAAAGGTTTAAGACCTATAGAAATTCCATATGAAGAGAAAAATTTCAAATTATGTAAAATTATTAGAAAAATTCATGTTGATAAAGGGTATTTACAATTTACTTTACATGATGGTAGGAATATAAGATTTAATCCTGAAAGTGAAATAAATCCTAGAAAATTCATGGTAGGAGACACTTTTAAAATAGGTTTACCTAATCAAGATTTTATAGAACATTTAGCATTCAATAAAGACTTTTATGCATTAATAATAGATGGTCCAAAAGAAGGACTCCATGGAAAAATTTTAGAATTTACTGAAGGAACATTTTTTAGAAAACCGATTACAACGATTATTTTGCAAAACAATGAGAAAGTAACAACTCTTAAAGAATATGTTTTTGTAATTGGGGGTGATAAACCATGGATCAAGCTACCTTAG